CGACGGCGCCACGATCGACTTGCCAGGTCCGGCGCGCGACGACGCCTACGCCAAGGTCCCGGTGAAGCTTTCATGAGCATCCTGCTGCTCTTGCTGCCGCTGTCCCTGCTGTTCGTCGCCGCCATCGGCGGCTTCCTGGCCTGGGCCGTACTCAGCGGCCAATACGACGAAACGGATGCCACGGCGGGCAAGCTGCCGGATGGCGAATGACGCTTTCCCGCCACAGCCGCGTCCTTCCACGCACCACCTGCTCATCGGGACGCATTCCTCTTGATCGATGTCAAGCGGCAGCGCATGCCGCTGCACCATCATGGCGCCATCGCGAACCAGGGGGAGAAAACCATGCGGGACAGTCCGGCGGCGACAGCCGAAACCTTCAACTACGGCGTCGTGCGGCGCTTCGCCCTGATGACCATCGTCTGGGGCATCGTCGGCATGGCCGTCGGCGTGGTGATCGCCGCGCAATTGATCTGGCCATCCCTGAACTTCGACACCGCCTGGCTCAGCTACGGCCGCCTGCGTCCGCTGCACACCAACGCCGTGATCTTCGCCTTCGGCGGCTGCGGGCTGTTCGCCACGTCCTATTACGTCGTCCAGCGCACCTGCCAGGCGCGGCTGTTCTGCGGCTGGCTGGCCGAATTCACCTTCTGGGGCTGGCAGGCCGTCATCGTGGCCGCCGCCATCACACTGCCCATGGGCCTGACGAGCAGCAAGGAATACGCCG
This genomic interval from Bordetella genomosp. 8 contains the following:
- the ccoS gene encoding cbb3-type cytochrome oxidase assembly protein CcoS, with product MSILLLLLPLSLLFVAAIGGFLAWAVLSGQYDETDATAGKLPDGE